In Juglans regia cultivar Chandler chromosome 13, Walnut 2.0, whole genome shotgun sequence, the DNA window AAACTCCAATACAAAAGCATCACTAACACCTCAACTTTATCATATggtaaaaaaaatctccaatgGACATGAAGTTGAATGGAATAGAGAAGGCATTATAAGTTAGCTAGGAGACAAAAGGATTGAGCTCCCACTAATTTTCTTCCTGAGTTCAGACAATTTCGTTAAAGAATTGCAGGCAACCTGGATCCGATAAAAGAAGTTTCCTTAACTAGGGGTGTTAGGTTTTTTGTCTGGATTGGAAAAAACCGACTAATTAAGGAATCGGTTGGCCTcgatccaagaaaataaaaaaaaaaatgattttcggTCCCATTTCAAGATGATAATTTCTCACCTCGGATCGGACCTAACCGAtcgaatttaatatataaattcttaaataatttcttatatgatattttgtaatttttaagtaattatttaaattgaaaataagtagttatgtaattttcttctaacttattatttaagcttagattatacaaaatattaaaagttaagAATTTAAAGACAaggtattaattattaattattgataatacACATACTTTtagcattattaatttattatactcaattaaaatacttaattagttaagtGTACACTTAGGGCTTGTTAATTTGGACacttagatatttttaaatattttcaaaacttctcataattttcttcctaaataccactcaaacacaaaatacttctcaatttcaaatctttaattttttcatctaattattatctaaacaCACAACCcaaacaattttctcaaacttccaaacaaaacttgaaaaatgaaaaagaaaaaaatgattcgAACCGGGacacccaaataaaatcaattggATCAAACCAAAGTGGTTTGGTCAGGTTCAAACTATTGGTGGATTGAAAGAATCGGTCTGATCCAAAATTCTCCTCCAAGAACAACAGACCAAACCGATTACACTCAGTCTTAACTTCTCAGCACTACCAAGTTAAGACAAAatgcaagaagaaaacaaagaaagaaagcgatcaaagaaatgagagaatcaGACCCTAATACTTTTACTTTTATCACTTCTAGTATTTCTTCTTAGTTGGGAAATAATCCTAACATTTATTCTACTGTTATATTATAACATGAGAATGGCGCAACTTGTTAAGAACTCAATAATGGGTCTATTCTTGCGGATGATTGTATGTAAAATGAGTAATGGATGAATATGCCGTGTATTGATAGAATGGATAAGATAAACACTATCTGTTAAGAGCTCGATATTGGTCTCTATTCTTGCGGATGATTGTATGTAGGAAGAACAATGAATGAACATGCAGTGTATTGATGGGATGGAGATGATGAACACTAGGTGTTTCAATAAATGGGAAGGCTATTGTATTGATACGGGAGTACTTCGAGGGCTCCCAGACCTCCACAGAATCCACTTCTTACAGAAAATATTCATTAATGCTCCATTCCACTACCTTCCCTGTCTTAAACGATCTCTCTAACAGAATTCAAATTCAATTAACTTGACCTCCCCCGCATGAAAGTAAATGACAGACCACTTATAAAAACAGCAAACTGATAGATGAACGCACCGTTTGGAACAATTCCAAACGCTGCGTTTTACAGACTCACTAATTAACCAACATATTAAACGGTGCGCAGCACCCATCCTATCTAATAAAAGACATCCCTACGGTGCGTTTTGTTCTTCAATCTCAAACTGCACGACGCCGTTCCAGCTTCATCACATTACTTCAAGTCTATCTTCTTCATTTCGACAGAACCTACTCTTGACTCCCGTAACTCAACTCCTGTCTCCTTCTTAGCATCTGGCCATAACAGAGCCTTAACACAACTAGACCAAAAAGGAAGTAATAATTGGTAcgccccccttttttttttaaacaagattGTTTTATTAATCAATACTGCTATAACAGAGTCTGAATACATGGAGGACTATCCTCCATATCCACAATTACATCAGATATATGTAAAGCATTTTTGGCCAGGACATGTGCTATAACATTAACTTCTCTTCTAACATGATGGACTGACCAATATGTAAAGCTTTGGAGTGTACTTCTAATGTCTGTAGCAAGAATCCCAGTACTAGTCCAATACTCTACTGCTTTAGTAATGGCttgaataattttaagaaaatcacCCTCGAATGTGATGTTTGTTAGCCCAACTCAATTCCAAAGATGATTGCTTGGAGAGCACCGAAAGTTTCTGCAAGTAATAGATCAGTAGAATAGGGAATAAACTCCTATTCATTCTCATAGTGGCTATGATTCTTCCTTCCTAATCTCTAGCTATAACCCCAATTCCAATCTTGCATTGAGCTTTGTCAATTGCAGCATCCCAATTAAGCTTAATGGCATTATGTGGAGGAGGTGTCCAGCACCGATGTTGATTTCTAATAGCTTCTAATGAGCTTATTCTCTCTGCCTAAATTGTCTTCATCTCCTGCCAAATTTGTTTAGAATGCAACACCACATTTTTtggatgggttttttttttttttaaacaaaaatggaGTGCATCGTTGATAATGTGATTGTTTTTAGCCCGAATAGAAAATAGAAGATTTACTTTTCCAAGTACAAATGTGGAGAGCATAAGCTGCACCATTGATCAAACATTCCAAATGCAATCACTTTCCCAATTTCACAATTACTTGAATTAAACACATATATTTGGGGCAAAAACAACTTCAGCAAGATTTACAACATATATAGAAATCCAGACGACAATTCATTGCCAGCACACAAACTCAAACCCCAAATTCCAAAACATCGCCTTCCATACGACACAATCATTCTTCAACGACATTAACTAGCTCATACTCCACAAGAGAGAGATTGTTATCCTCTTTAACTTCAAAATTTGCAGGTTCAGTGACCTCAACACGTCCCCATTTATCAACTGGTAGCCTCATAGACCCCTTAAACATGTCAATCTTTGCATTCCGCAGGATCACCGTGGCACCTGGCTTCATCATATCAACTTGATCATTGCGAGCAGTGAAGACGACGGCCCCCGTCTCGTCGCCGACGAGGCACTCGACGATACGTGCGGGGTGTAGGGGCCGAGAAAAAATCATAGACGATCGGGCAGGCTTGCTGTTGGTGACCTTGACGGGCTTGGAGCTGACAACCTTGACAGCGAGGGTGTGGCCTTGCGTGCCGGGCGTCAGTTGATCCACCTTGATGAACACAGGCTTCCTCTTCGCAACCGCTTTAACCCTTGTTGCAGTTGTCGCTGTCGCTGTCGCCATTTTTAAGGTTCCCGAAAGCTGAAACCCCTAGAAAGCTCGGAATAAGAAGCCGAAAGGATTGAAAAGATTTTTTGGATGGGTTAAAACTGCATTAAAGATAAAATCTTTCATTCTCAACCATATTTTTTTGGCAACCACACCAATTTCCTCAACTTGTTTCTTCTCAAAGGTTTCAAAGATGTTTTCCATTAACTCCATAAAACTCATCTTAGTTGTATTTGCTTGGTACATTGACTCTAGACGTCTTGAGTAGCAATACATCCCTACAAGGCATGATCCACTGACTCTTCCTCCTTTAAACAGATAGGGTATTTTGGGTTCTCCACAACTTtctttctaaacatattaaagTTTGTAGGAAGTGCTTCTAGGCATGCTCTCCACATGAAAACTTTGTCAACATTTGGAATGTTCAACTTCCAGACTATTGACCATACTCTCCTTTGTCTGTTACTGCTAGAAGGCTACCCTTTAGTTCTCTCTTGAATTTCTTTCTGTAGATGATAAGCACTCCTTACTGTCAAAACTTTTTCATTTGTAGTGCCTTTCCATATTAGCTTGTCTAGAGTATTGCAGAAACTTAGTTGAATTTTCATGATGCTTTCAGCTTCTtctagtgaaaatatttttgcaatCAAAGGATGTCTCCAGTCATTAGTATTTGAGTCTACTAAGGTTTGCACTTTTGAATCTTCCTCGAGGATCTTTACAAAACTCTGGACTCTAAAAGATGTTGGATGGGGTAACCATTTGTCTTTCCAAATTTGAACTGGTTCTCAATTTCCAATTCTCCATATTATTCCTTCTTTTAACAAGTGTCTTGCTGCTAGGATACCCCTCCAGATAAATGATGGTTTGTTGCCAACTTTAGCCTAAAACAAAGAGACCTCAGCAAAATATTTGAACTTCAGAACTTGTGAAGCTAAGGAGTTGGCGCTGTAGATATGCCTTCAGTGTTGCTTTGCAAGCATGGCAAGGTTAAAACTTTTCAAGTCCCTGAATCCTAGCCCCCAGCAGACTTAGCCTTTCCCATCCTATTCCAAGAAACCCAGTGTATCATTTTGTCTTTGTCTTGTTGTCCCCACCAGCATTGTTGCATAACTCGATTGATAATTCTTCAAAGGGAGTTAGGAAGTTTGAAAACTCCCATACTATAAGTGGGAAGTGCTTGAACCACTGATTGGAGAAGGACTTCTTTACCTACCAATGATAAAAACTTCATTTTGTAATTGTTGATCCTTTCCCTCACTCTATCCAGGATGCTTCTAAAAGAATTGGCTCGAGCTCTTCCAATGAGTGTTGGTAGTCCCAGGTACTTTTCATATGATTCAGTAGATCTTATGCCTGCTATGCTAAGGATGATGTCTTGAGTATCTCTGGGTGTGTTCCTGCTAAAGTAGATGGAAGTTGTTTCTTTATTCAGTCTTTAGCAGATGCCTTCTCATAGGGTTCTAGAATGTGTATAAGCCTACTCCACTCTAATGAATTAGCTTTACAGAACAGAAGGCTATTGTTtgcaaaaaatagattattaatGTGAAGCTTTCCTCAAGCTAAGGGGATGCTTGAGATAACACCAGAGGTTTCAACATGGCTTAAAAGATTGATCAAAGCTCCAACACACAATATGAACATGTAATAATGGATCACATTGTCTGATTCCTCTGGTCTTTTTGAAACAATCTTGAGGAATACCAttaataagaatatattatGAAACAGATTCAATGCACCCCATCACAAGAACAATCCATCCTTGAGCAAAACCTGATTTCTTCAAAACTGCTCTCAGAAAAGCCCATTCTATTTTATCATAGGCCTTACTCAGGTCTAGATTTAATGCCATATATCCTGATTTCCCAGTCAACCTACTATTCATTATATGCATGGCCTCATATGCCACAATTATATTATCAGATATCAACCTTCCAAGTTCAAATGTTGATTAAGTGGGAGAGATAATGTCATTTAGAACAAGTTTCAACCTATTAGCCATAGCCTTAGaaacaattttgtaaataacATTACACATGCTAATATGCCTAAAATCAGAGACTTTTGTAGGGACTTGAGTTTGGGAATAAGAGCAATATAAGTCTCATTAATAGAATTAACCAATCCATTAGCATTAAGCACATGTAAAATAGCATCACATACATCTTTTCCAACATTACTCCAGTGATTTTGGTAGAATGTTGCTGGAAAGCCATCAGGACCTGGTGAACCAATAGCATTCATTTGGAAAATTAACTCCTCAACATCCTAGAcagtgaaatattttaatagagaATCATTCATTTCAGCCTTCACTTTTGGAGCCATGGATTGGAGGCATTCTTCAATCCCTTCAAGCCAGGAAGATTTGAAGAGCTTCTGAAAGTACAGTTGGAATTGCGAACTGATCTCTTCATGTATGGTAACCAAATTACCTTCCCCATaagaaattttgtgaatagaGTTGGTTTTCCTTCTCTGATTTGAACATTTGTGGTAGAATTTTGTGTTTCTATCACCTTCCTTCAACCATCTTTGTTTAGCCCTTTGCTTCAACTTGAGATTGTCTTCTTCCAACAATAAGTCCACTTTCTTCTGCAATTGTTTGATATTGCTAGTCAAGTCACCTTGATTTAATTTCGGAAGATGTTGGATTTGGTTGAGTATGGAGGAAATGATGCCCTTTTGGTTTGCAAAAGTCATTTTACCCCATATAGTTAGCTTGTCTTTATAGCTTTGTAATCCACCAGTAGTAACCATCAGCTTGTTGGTGATAATTGCAGGTTTTTTCCACATatccttaataattaaatggAATTCCTCTCTCTAGGCCTAACTAGTTtcataatgattttttttctccttcctaTCACTGTACCAACAGTTCTGCATTGTAATTAGTAAGGGACAATGATTTGCGCTCTGTGCTATAAAGGTTCTCACAGATGTTAATGAGTACATATCATGCCAAGCTAAGTTGCCAAAACCTATGTCAAGTTTttctttgataaaattattGCCTTCTCTATTATTACTCAGTGTATACTTCTTAACTATGTAACCCAGGTCACTAAGGCCACTTTCTTCAACAGCTTCTCTAAATGCCTCCAATTGTCTATATGGTCTCACTACTGCCCCTTGTTACTCAAAATAATGAAGTATATCATTGAAGTCTCCCACACATAACCATGCCACTCCCATATCTAGCTTTAATACTCTAGTCAGTTTCTAGCTAAGAATCCTCTTGGCAGTCGAAGGATTCCCATAAAACTAGTTAAAAGCAAATTCTTCCTACTCCCTGAATCTGTCTCTTAAAGATACATGATTTTGAGTATAAGAGTCTATAGCGGCATTTATATGATATTTCCATTGGAAAGCAAGGCCTCCACTCAGACCCTTACTGTCATCAACAAAATTGTGCTCAAAACCAATACCATTCCTCACATTCctcaataagaaaaataaagcttGGGGACTTTTCCTTCACCATTTGTTTAAGGTCTCTAACTATTCGAGAGTTCCCCAACCCTCGGTAGTTCCAGCTTAAGCAACTCATGGCTGGTGGTGGGGCTGCTTAACAACCTCCACCAATTCTTCCTAGTTTAAGCTCCATTCAGGGAAGAGCCTGTGCTTAGCCTTTTTAGTTAACATGTTTTTCATGTCCATCTACTCACAATTAACTCCATTAATCTTCTTAGAGCCCTTCTTCCTAGTCTGGTTAATAATATCTTGAGAGGCAGATTGGTCATTAAAGAATTTATCCCTAGCTCTTCTCTTCCAACTGGCATGTGTTTTAGTTCGAGCTAGAACTTGGATCTGGTCAGAAATAAATTGATCTAGAGAGCTTACTTGATTAGCCAATGAGTCAATTGATTGCTTGATTGAAGCTGATTTCTTTGCATCCTAAGTGCCCTTATCCTCCACACCTTCCATAAATTCCTCCTGTTTTATGGTATTGGCAGTCAGTAAGGGAGGACTTTCCTTTTCAGTGCCATTTCCATCTTGGGGAGGGTGAGTAGTAAAAGTCATAGGTGATGCCAAATATTTTTCCCGCTCACTCCTCTGatttaaaatattctccaaTATCCCTTAATTATCTGATTGAGCAATCTTCTCCTGCTTTTCAGGGATCTTCTCTAGCATCAACTCAGTTTGTGCCCGAGATCTATTGTTCCCTTTTCCATTGTCTTGCTTGAGATTCTTGTCGGAAGTTTTGTGTTCTTGATCatacttttgttgtgttgttgtcTCTCCGCcaaattttcttgattcacTACCATTGTACTATATAGGAGATGCTCGCGCGTAACCATGATCCATGCTGGCTTCGTGCCTCATCAAACATGTGCATACCTTGATTAGTCTTTGGACAGTGCTTCCTGATGTGTTTGATAACACCATAATGAAAACAGAAAATTGGAGGTTATTCATACTTGAAAGGAatccatattttcttttcataaatcttCAGAAATCTACCTCGAAGTAAAGACTTTGTGATATCAATCTCCACTCCAACTCTTAAAAATTTTTCCCATCCAAACCCTAATCGTCAACTTCCATGCTCAAAACTTTCTCAAGAATAGATCCTAGTACTTGAAGTCCAATCTCCTTGGTCATGCATGCCAAAGGCATATTGCGAAGTCGCACCCAGAAATGCTCTTTGGAAAAGGAAATATCTTTTGCAGGAATGTTACCTTTAAGGCATACAA includes these proteins:
- the LOC108979071 gene encoding uncharacterized protein At4g28440-like; this translates as MATATATTATRVKAVAKRKPVFIKVDQLTPGTQGHTLAVKVVSSKPVKVTNSKPARSSMIFSRPLHPARIVECLVGDETGAVVFTARNDQVDMMKPGATVILRNAKIDMFKGSMRLPVDKWGRVEVTEPANFEVKEDNNLSLVEYELVNVVEE